One Schistocerca cancellata isolate TAMUIC-IGC-003103 chromosome 1, iqSchCanc2.1, whole genome shotgun sequence genomic region harbors:
- the LOC126181274 gene encoding interferon-related developmental regulator 2 yields MPKGKRKGKSGSTPKLRPDAVGVTSDEDSLNDNASVISLASENRSIAEEGDEIDEQTQEEIFEEKLGEAIDGLNQKSAQGRTASLESVAKAFIKKCVPEYVIDRRFTLTDGVERSLKKGRSAEQAAAAQLAPLLCVQLGAGEHSEEVCRELSPTLSVVAHDNSASPLARAKCCWALAMCSFLSGGEMNDIVQLMRSMETIYSASYLKGNGTVPVVSAEVAALHAAAISSWSLLLTLMSPGDVYMLLSDTDTTFSPQLWQLAELLESAHLDVRMAAGEAMALVFEMGRTHSIDFQEAATPQLIERLRELATDSHKYRAKKDRKTQRSSFRDILHYVEDGDPPDIQVRFGQEVLALDSWCRKKQYDAFCQVLGSGMNLHLTENDLVREIFELGERISPLNAALHKQTKLERHLMNAAAFKARTISRSKNRDKRSSVMAC; encoded by the exons ATGCCCAAAGGAAAACGAAAGGGAAAGTCAG GGTCCACTCCGAAGCTACGGCCAGACGCTGTTGGCGTAACATCAGATGAAGATTCACTAAATGATAATGCAAGTGTCATCAGTCTCGCCTCAGAAAATCGTAGCATAGCCGAAGAAG GAGATGAAATTGATGAGCAGACACAAgaagaaatatttgaagaaaaattaGGAGAAGCCATTGATGGTTTAAATCAAAAATCGGCTCAGGGACGAACAGCTTCCCTTGAATCGGTTGCAAAAGCATTCATTAAAAAATGTGTACCTGAATATGTAATTGACAG GCGCTTCACGTTGACTGATGGTGTGGAACGCAGCCTAAAGAAGGGCCGGAGTGCGGAACAGGCAGCTGCAGCACAGTTGGCACCACTTCTTTGTGTACAATTGGGTGCTGGGGAGCATTCTGAAGAAGTTTGTCGAGAGTTATCACCAACGTTAAGTGTTGTTGCTCACGACAACTCTGCTTCTCCATTAGCTAGAGCAAAA TGCTGCTGGGCTCTTGCCATGTGCAGTTTTCTCTCAGGTGGAGAAATGAATGATATAGTGCAACTGATGCGTTCTATGGAAACAATATACAGTGCTTCCTATCTCAAGGGCAATGGCACAGTACCTGTAGTATCAGCTGAAGTGGCTGCTTTACATGCAGCAGCTATTTCTTCATGGAGCCTTCTTTTGACTTTAATGTCACCAGGAGATGTGTATATGTTGTTATCAGACACTGATACAACATTTTCACC GCAACTTTGGCAGCTAGCTGAACTCTTAGAATCTGCACACTTAGATGTGCGTATGGCGGCAGGTGAAGCAATGGCTCTTGTGTTTGAGATGGGACGCACTCATTCCATAGACTTCCAAGAAGCTGCCACACCTCAGCTTATTGAACGTTTGCGAGAATTGGCAACAGATTCCCATAAATATAGAGCAAAAAAGGATCGTAAGACCCAGCGTTCAAGTTTCAGAGACATTCTGCATTATGTGGAG GATGGTGATCCACCAGATATACAAGTGAGATTTGGTCAAGAGGTGTTAGCATTAGACTCCTGGTGCAGGAAAAAGCAATATGATGCTTTCTGCCAG GTTTTAGGGTCTGGCATGAATCTTCATTTGACAGAAAATGATCTTGTTAGAGAGATATTTGAACTCGGAGAGAGGATATCACCTCTTAATGCAGCACTTCACAAGCAGACAAAGTTAGAAAGG CATTTGATGAATGCAGCAGCGTTTAAAGCTAGGACTATTTCGAGGAGTAAAAACAGAGATAAACGTTCCTCTGTAATGGCATGTTGA